The genomic interval TGGGGTGCGCACAGAAGAAGATAAAAATGTGAATGCCCTTCTATTTGCCGAAACCCCTGTAGTGACTATTGTGGGTAAAAGCTGGGATTTTCAGGTCACTGATGTTTTAAAAACTACGTTAGACGAAAATGTAAAAATGGTAACGGATACTATCTTATTTCTTAAATCCAGGAATCGTGAGGTCTTTTTTGATGCGGAACATTTTTTTGACGGATTCAAAAGCAACCGCGGATATGCGTTGAAAGTTATTAATGAAGCCTGTTCCGCAGGCGCAGACGTAATAGTTTTATGCGATACCAATGGTGGCAGTTTGCCTGACGAGATTGCAACCATTGTTGAAGAAGTCAGAAAAAACAATAAGTGCATATTAGGTATTCATGCCCACAACGATGGCGACCTTGCAATTGCAAATACCATTATGGCTGTAAACAAAGGGGTGAGGCATGTACAGGGAACAATCAATGGTATTGGCGAGCGATGTGGCAATGCGGATCTTTGTTCCGTAATCCCTAATCTGGTTTTAAAAATGGGATATCACTGTTTACATAACGATGGCCTTCGGAAATTGACGGAAATATCGCGCTACGTTTATGAAACCGCAAATTTATTGTTTCGCACAAATCAACCTTTTGTCGGGTCAAGCGCTTTTGCGCATAAAGGCGGTTTACATATCAATGCAATTCAAAAAAACAAGGTTACTTACGAACATATCAATCCTGAATCGGTCGGTAACAAAAGGAAAATATTGATCTCTGAACTTTCAGGAAGTGCTACAATTCTTTCCAAAACAGAAAAATTTAATTTAACACACGATACCGCTCTTTTAAGGTCGATCCTCGAAGAAGTGCAAAATCTTGAAAACGAAGGATATCAACTTGAATCAGCGGAAGCCTCCTTTGAATTACTGGTACGAAAGAAAACCGGAAAATATAAACCATTCTTTGAACTTGAAGGTTTCAGGGTAATTGTCGAAAAAAGAGAAAATGGTTTACCGATAACGGAAGCTACTGTTAAAATAAATGTCAATAACACACAGGAACTCACTGCCAGTGAAGGATCTGGTCCGGTAAATGCATTAGATACTGCATTACGAAAAGCATTGGAGAGGTTTTATCCCGTTTTAAAGGACATGAAACTTCTCGATTATAAGGTAAGAGTTATAAATCCCCGCAGTGCAACCGCTGCAAAAGTAAGGGTAATAATAGAATCAAAGGATAAAGAAAACGTCTGGAGTACTGTTGGCGTATCAGGAAACCTTATTGAAGCAAGCTGGCAAGCGCTTGTCGACAGCATAGAATATAAACTTATTAAAGAATATGAAGCAAAACAACTTTGATCCTGCTTTATAAGGCAAATGCGAAAAAATCCTCACTGCTTTTAAAACAAAGACAACTATTCAATATTTTTGCTACAACTATGGAAAACGATTTACCATCACACTACAGTCCAAAAGAAGTTGAATATAAATGGTACCGCTTTTGGGAAGAAAGCGGTTTTTTCCACAGTGAACCATCGTCTTCAAAAAAACCCTACACTATTGTTATCCCCCCCCCGAATGTCACTGGCGTCCTTCACGTGGGCCATGCTCTCAATAATATAATTCAGGATATTTTAATCCGATGGAAAAGAATGCAGGGCTTTAATGTGCTTTGGATGCCGGGAACAGACCACGCGGGAATTGCAACACAAAATGTAGTTGAACGGGAGCTTTCTTCAAAAAATATTAAACGACAGGATATAGGACGTGAACGTTTTATAGAAGAGGTCTGGAAGTGGAAACAGCAATATGGCTCTACTATCATTCAACAATTAAAAAAACTAGGGAGTTCCTGTGACTGGCAGAGAGAGCGGTTTACCATGGATGAAGGCCTTTCCGATGCAGTAAAAGAAACATTTGTAAGACTTTACCGCAAGGGGCTGATTTATAAAGGCAAGTACATGATAAATTGGTGCCCAAGATGCCGCACTGCCCTGGCCGATGATGAAGTTGAACATGAAGAACACGAAGGACATCTATGGCATATAAAATATTCTTTTAAAGAAAATCCACAACAACATATCGTTGTGGCAACAACAAGGCCAGAAACCATGCTTGGCGACGTTGCCGTGGCTGTCAATCCAAAGGATGACCGCTACAAAGATTTTATAGGCAAAACCCTCCTGCTGCCTATATTGGGCAGGGAACTGCCAGTGGTGGCAGACGACTTTGTTAGTCCTTCATTCGGTACAGGCGCAGTAAAAGTAACTCCCGCACATGATCCAAATGACTTTGCAATAGGCATGCGGCATGCCCTGCCTTCAATTGTTGTTATGGACGAAGATGGAACTATGAATATTAATGCGGGAGATTACAATGGACAGGATCGTTTTGAGTGCAGAACCGCATTGGTAGAAGATTTAAAATTAAGAAAGCACATCGATAGAATTATCCCTCACAAACATTCCGTAGGCCACTGTTACCGATGCCAAACCGTCATTGAACCGTATTTTTCGAATCAATGGTTTGTTAAAATGCGCCCTCTTGCAGATGCTGCAATACAAGCGAGTTTAAACAAATCAGTCACTTTTTACCCGGAACGCTGGGAAAAAGTTTATTTAAGCTGGTTAGATAACGTAAGAGATTGGTGTATATCAAGGCAAATCTGGTGGGGACACCGCATACCCGCATGGTATTGCTACGACTGTGGTGCTATTTCCGTTTCAACTGGGGATATAAATCAATGCACAAAATGCAGCAGCCCCCGCCTTAAACAGGACGAGGATGTTCTTGATACATGGTTTAGTTCGGCGCTTTGGCCTTTTTCAACATTAGGTTGGCCCAAAGAAACTCCGGAATTGGCATATTACTACCCAACATCAACCCTTGTCACCGATAGAGGCATTATCTATTTCTGGGTGGCGCGCATGGTTATGATGGGAATTGAGATGGTGAAACAGGTTCCTTTTTCGCACGTATATATTCACGGAACAATTCTCGACGAACAGGGAAGAAAAATGAGCAAATCCCTGGGTAATGGCATAGACCCGCTTCTCATGATTGACCGTTATGGCGCGGACGCCGTGCGTTTCTCAATTATTATTCTTACCACAGAAGGGCAAGACGTCAAACTATCTGAAAGCAAATTCGAGATGGGGAGAAATTTTACCAATAAGCTTTGGAATGCGGCTCGCTTCATATTTATGAATCTAAGTGAAGAAAACCCCGAAGAAATAACCTATGATATAACGACACTTCCGTTTGAAGATAAATGGATTCATAGCCGTTTAAATACTACAATTGAAGAATGCACTGCTTCTTTAGACCAATATAAATTTAACGATGCTGCAATGAAAATGTACGATTTCACATGGCATACATTCTGTGACTGGTATTTGGAAATAGTTAAACATCGTTTAAACAACGCTAACAATAGAATCGACAAAAAAAATGCTCAAACAACTCTTGCAATTATATTTGGCAAAACGTTACATTTACTGCACCCCTTTATCCCATTTATCACTGAAGAACTATGGAATAATTTAACCCGTATTGCTCAGCATAACAAAATTGCACTTCAAATTGGTGGGACAGGTAGTTCTCTTGTAACAAGCCGGTGTCCAATATTCAGTAAACAATTTGCAGATGATACTTCTGAACACATTATGCCTGTCCTGCAGGACATAATAAGAGCTATCAGAAATATACGCAGCAAAATGGATATTAAGGATAAGCAAAGATTAAAGGCAGTAATTTCTTACCCCCGGGATTTTGTATACGGTTTGCATGAACATACAAATATGTTAAAGAGAATGGCGAATCTTGAAGAATTGGATATGGGGATTGAATTGCAGAAACCAAGCCATTCTGCAAGTGAAGTAATTGGAAATCTTCAGGTCTTCGTATTACTTGCCGGCATATTGGACCCGCTTGCAGAAAAAGACCGGCAGTTAAAGCACTTGAAACAATTGGAAAACCATCTGACCATTATACGCCGTAAACTTAATAATGAAAATTTTGTAGCAAAAGCACCACCGCAAATCGTCGAAACAGAACGGAAAAAAGAAGATGATCTACAAGTGCAAATAGAAAAAGTTAAACACATTTTATTAAATATTGGATAACAAAATGAAACAAAAATATGCGCCTTTCACCACGACAACAATTAAATTTTTAAAACTTTTATTAAAAAGAAAACATTGGTTTTTTGTAGTACCTTTCTTTTTGCTATGGTTAAATTTTGTTGCTCTTAAAGCAGATGAACAAATTTTGAATGCAACTATTAAAATGTGCCCGAAATGCAATGAACTTTACCAAAACAACGAAAAGTTTTGCGGGAAAGACGGGACCGTATTGTCAGATACTAACGGCAAGTTAGTATGTCCTGTTTGTAAAAAAGAGGGCTCTGGCAATGAAAAATTTTGTGTTGAACATGGAGAAAAGTTAATACCCATAGAAAGACTCTCTGCGGGAAAAGACCCCGCTGATTTAGAGCGTAACATGTCTCTCGCTGCTAAATATTATCAGGAAGGAAATACGCATTGTGACAACGAATCGTATGATTTAGCTTTAAAATCTTATCTGAAAGCGGAAGAAGTTTATCCCGATCTTCCCGGGCTGCATTATAATATGGGGTGGCTCTATAGTAAACTAGGAGATGTGGACAGTGCCGTTGACCACTTGCAAAAATATATCATTCTCGCTCCTGACAGTAAAGACATTACTGAAGTACGGAGTTACATCGCATTATTAAAACAAGCTCACCAGAAAAAAATTGAAGTTATTGAAAAGTACAAATCGCGAGACGAGGCAATGGAAAAGGCGCTTGAAATTCAAAACAAAAAACATGATACCGTTTTGATACCGGCTGGCAAATTCAGTATGGGGACAAATGAAGCACGCGATGTTTCTCAACCTGAGCATGTCGTATATTTGGATGCGTATGAAATAGATCGTTACGAAATTACAAATGCACAATACTGGGAATTTGTAAAATACATAGAAGAGACAAATGACCATAGCAAATGTTTCAAGGATGAACCAATCGGTAAAGACCACAAACCCAGATATTGGGAAGATGAATATTACAATGTGCCGGATTACCCGGTGGCAAGAGTTGATTGGTATGATGCTTATGCCTATGCCGCGTGGAAGGGGAAGAGACTGCCCACTGAAGCTGAATGGGAAAAGGCTGCGAGGGGATTGGATGTAAGGGCATTCCCATGGGGTAATGAATGGGATCACACAAGATGCAACCTGAGCGGAGAACCCATGCCTGTTGGAAGCGTTGAATCCGGCAAAAGCATGTATGGTTGCTATGACATGAGCGGAAGCGTATTCGAATGGTGTAATGATTGGTTTTCTAGCACGTATTATCAATATTCTCCTTCAATTAATCCGACAGGCCCGGAAAAAGGTGAGCGGAAACTTATTCGTGGTGGCTCACGATTTTCAAGACCTTTTCAAGTCCGTGTTACAGAAAGAAAATCAGAACGGCCTGATTTATTCAATATGGCAATAGGATTTAGATGTGCAAAAGACGTCGAGGTTAAAGAGTAAAAATAATATGTTACCTAAATCCTGCAAACAAGGCAAAGCCTTGTTGCAGGAATAGGATTGAAATGGTAGGATTTCCAAGGTATTCGGCGGTATATTGATAACAAAAAACACCTGAAAGGAGATTCACCATTTCGATGAAGAATATAGCAAAAAAATACAGCAAAAGACAACCGAAAATCAAGGCAGAGATGAGCGGGAAAGGCTTAACGGTACATGCAGGGCTTTTACCGGTATTGAATTTTATGGGTAAGCTGATGTTCCGGGAGAGAGTCCATGAAGCGGTCCATAAGGATCGTGGAGCAAATGCCCGGTATCAGTTTGTCGATGCGGTACAAATGGTAGTGATAGGGTTGATAGCAGGGGCGACATCGATGGTAGAGGTGATGAAGGTGTGTACAGATGAGGTATTGAAGAAGATGTCCGGGTGGAAAGAGGTACCTGTAGATACTACGATAGGACGTATTATGAAGCTGGCGAGTCAGGGAGATATAGTGGAACTGACGGGGGTGATCCACCGGTTTAGGGGAAAGATATGGAAGCGTGCGGTGAGATCAGGCCATAAACTCAGGAGTGCTCTTTGCGAAGTATGGATAGATGTTGATTCTACCGTAGATGGTGTATATGGGAAACAGGAGGGTGCAGAGGTAGGATATAATCCGCACAAGAAGGGGCAGAAGGCGTATCATCCCTTAATGGCATTTATTGCAGAAACAAAGGAGGTATTACATAGTTGGTTCCGCTGTGGAAGCGCCTACACGAGTAACGGAGTAGTAGAGTTCATGAAGGAATGTATGGCGTACATGAATAAGGGGGTAAGGGTGGTATTTCGGGGAGACAGCGGTTTTTTTACCGGAGAATTACTTGAATACCTTGAGTCAATATTGGCGGGATATCTGATTAAGGTAAAGCTGAAGAATCTGGAAGGATTGCTTGAAGGGCAGAAATGGAATGAGGTGAAAGGGGAGCCAGGATGGGAACAGGCTGAATTTTGGTATCGATGTGCAGGGTGGGATCGTGCGAGACGTTTTGTGGCAGTGCGGCAATTGGTCAAAAGAGAAAAGAAATTAGTAGAAGTGTCCGTGTATGAGTATTTTTGTTACGTTACAACGGAGCGGTTAAGTCCGATGGAAGCGCATCGTTGTTATGGAAAGAGGGCTACCTGCGAGACTTTGATAGAAGAGAGTAAAGGACAGATGAATGCGGGGCACATACGTACGGGTGAATTTTTGGCCAATGCTGCGCTATTTCAGTGTGCGGTGTTAGCGTATAATCTTTTGAAGTGGATGGGATTGCTCAGTGGTGGAGTGATACAACAGTGGGAAGTAAAGACGATGAGACTGTGGTTAATCCGTGTGGCAGGGAAACTGGTGGAGAGAAGCCGGCAGATGACATTAAAATTGCCGGAGAAATTTCTCCATCAGGAGGAATGGGAAAAGTGGGAACGCATGTCACTGGATGTAGTTTTTCAGTAGAAAACCGACGTTGTATTTCGTTTTTTTAGTCTTTTGAGAGTGGTAAGTATACCGCAGATGGAGACAGTACATCCCTATCTTGATTTTCATTGCATCAGAGAGCACGTTTCCGACAATTTCCCATGTCTTTTTGTTTAAAGTAGTACAATAGCGCTACCACAATTGCTAAAAAACGGATATCTGTTATCGCTTTTTGCCAATCTTGGTAGTGGAAAATACTGATTTTCGCATTGCGAAAATCGTTTGCAGGATTTAGGTGTAATTATTAAACGCACATTCTCAAACGCCCAGACTTGGGTTAATGAGCCTTGTAGTAACAAAAATCACGATAAATCTTCGCATATAGCATGGGTTAAGACGAATAAATCGTTTCATTCTAAAATCTTGAAATACCTAAACTGGTTGGTTAATCAAAACCAAACAAGCAGAAAACATGAATGGGTGGAACAACAGACTTCACAAATTAAAAAAAATGTAACACTTTATTTTTTTGAAAAATTCCAATAATAACATTGTTTTGCCGCACGGTGTAGGGAGCGAAGCATTTGCATGTTTGGGCATGAACGCAGGTATTCCAGTTATCGCAAATACTTTGCCCCTACGGTCTCAAAAAACTGAAGTGTTACAAAAAAATTAGTATTTCAGATTTCACCTTAAATATTTTGCCAAAAAGCACGCACTGACGAATGGAAGTGTGCTAAAAAATTACTGATAAGGTACTTCGACGTTACATTTTCACTATTAGCGTAACTGAAATATAATCATAGAACATGTTAAAAAAATTAAGAGATTCTGTTTTGTCTTCTGTTCAATTTGGCGCGTTTTGCTACAATTTCAAATCTGAACTTGAAGCATACAATAAATCAAAAGTTATTCTATTTGGGGTGCCCTACGATGGAACCGTTTCATATCAATCCGGCACAAAAAAAGGACCAAATGCTATATTAGATGCATCTGTTAATATCGAACCATACGATGATGAATTGGGAAATATTTTTAAAATCGGAATCTTTACGGTAGGCAATTTAAATATTGAAGAATTTTACACCAATGAAAAAAAAGTTATGGAAGAAATATTTACTTGCAGTAGAAAGGTGATAGATGATAATAAGTTTTTGGTGACCTTGGGTGGTGAGCATTCAATATCCCAAGGTGCGATAAAAGCATATAAAAATAAATATAAAAAATTATCTGTACTTCAGTTAGATGCTCATTTAGATTTATTAAATGAGTTTGGCGGCAGCAAATATAATCATGCGAGTGTAATGAGAAGAGTTGTTGAAGATATAGGCTGCAGAGTAACAAGTTTTGGTGTCAGGGTAACTTCTCAGGAAGAATTGGAATTTGTGAAAAAAAATAAAAAATCTGTGTCGGTATTTTATGCCAGGAATATTTACAACAATGATTTATGGCATGATGAAGCATTGAAAACTTTAGAAGAAAATGTCTATATAACTTTAGATGTTGATGGTTTAGATATTTCTATAATGCCTGCTACCGGTACACCCGTTCCAGGGGGGATTGGGTGGTATCAGACAATAGATTTTTTGAGGAAAGTTTATGAGAAGAAAAATGTTGTTGGATTCGATATTGTAGAGTTAAAACCAAACATAGGGAATGAAGCTCCAAATTTTTTAGCAGCGAATCTTGTTTACAAAAATATTGGTTTTTACAAAAAATATTCCAGACAATAAAATGACAAGACAGTGCCAATAAATAAAGGTATTACGATTTTACCCACTTGAAACTAGAAAGAGCCAAAAATATATTATTACACCTAAATCCTGCAAACGATTTTCGCAATGCGAAAATCAGTATTTTCCACTACCAAGATTGGCAAAAAGCGATAACAGATATCCGTTTTTTAGCAATTGTGGTAGCGCTATTGTACTACTTTAAACAAAAAGACATGGGAAATTGTCGGAAACGTGCTCTCTGATGCAATGAAAATCAAGATAGGGATGTACTGTCTCCATCTGCGGTATACTTACCACTCTCAAAAGACTAAAAAAACGAAATACAACGTCGGTTTTCTACTGAAAAACTACATCCAGTGACATGCGTTCCCACTTTTCCCATTCCTCCTGATGGAGAAATTTCTCCGGCAATTTTAATGTCATCTGCCGGCTTCTCTCCACCAGTTTCCCTGCCACACGGATTAACCACAGTCTCATCGTCTTTACTTCCCACTGTTGTATCACTCCACCACTGAGCAATCCCATCCACTTCAAAAGATTATACGCTAACACCGCACACTGAAATAGCGCAGCATTGGCCAAAAATTCACCCGTACGTATGTGCCCCGCATTCATCTGTCCTTTACTCTCTTCTATCAAAGTCTCGCAGGTAGCCCTCTTTCCATAACAACGATGCGCTTCCATCGGACTTAACCGCTCCGTTGTAACGTAACAAAAATACTCATACACGGACACTTCTACTAATTTCTTTTCTCTTTTGACCAATTGCCGCACTGCCACAAAACGTCTCGCACGATCCCACCCTGCACATCGATACCAAAATTCAGCCTGTTCCCATCCTGGCTCCCCTTTCACCTCATTCCATTTCTGCCCTTCAAGCAATCCTTCCAGATTCTTCAGCTTTACCTTAATCAGATATCCCGCCAATATTGACTCAAGGTATTCAAGTAATTCTCCGGTAAAAAAACCGCTGTCTCCCCGAAATACCACCCTTACCCCCTTATTCATGTACGCCATACATTCCTTCATGAACTCTACTACTCCGTTACTCGTGTAGGCGCTTCCACAGCGGAACCAACTATGTAATACCTCCTTTGTTTCTGCAATAAATGCCATTAAGGGATGATACGCCTTCTGCCCCTTCTTGTGCGGATTATATCCTACCTCTGCACCCTCCTGTTTCCCATATACACCATCTACGGTAGAATCAACATCTATCCATACTTCGCAAAGAGCACTCCTGAGTTTATGGCCTGATCTCACCGCACGCTTCCATATCTTTCCCCTAAACCGGTGGATCACCCCCGTCAGTTCCACTATATCTCCCTGACTCGCCAGCTTCATAATACGTCCTATCGTAGTATCTACAGGTACCTCTTTCCAACCGGACATCTTCTTCAATACCTCATCTGTACACACCTTCATCACCTCTACCATCGATGTCGCCCCTGCTATCAACCCTATCACTACCATTTGTACCGCATCGACAAACTGATACCGGGCATTTGCTCCACGATCCTTATGGACCGCTTCATGGACTCTCTCCCGGAACATCAGCTTACCCATAAATTCAATACCGGTAAAAGCCCTGCATGTACCGTTAAGCCTTTCCCGCTCATCTCTGCCTTGATTTTCGGTTGTCTTTTGCTGTATTTTTTTGCTATATTCTTCATCGAAATGGTGAATCTCCTTTCAGGTGTTTTTTGTTATCAATATACCGCCGAATACCTTGGAAATCCTACCATTTCAATCCTATTCCTGCAACAAGGCTTTGCCTTGTTTGCAGGATTTAGGTAACAAAATAAAATAAAAAAAGGCATCTAAAAAGATGCCTTTTTTTAAAATTATCACTCAATTTAATACATTATTACTGTTGTGATGCATCACGTCTCTTTTTCCAAATAGCAGCGCTAATCATAAGTACTGCAACGCCACCAATAATACTGCCTAAAATACCGGCAAGACCTTTTCTCTTCTTTGACTCCAAAAGTTCGTCTAATTTCTTTAATTTTTTGAGTTGTTCAGCCTGACTCTCTAACTTGTTAATACCCTGATACACCTTTGCTGCTCCATACCACCAGGCTATATCTTGCTGTCCATGAGCAACGCCCTTATATGCATGTGCCTTGTCACCAAACCACATATTTGCATACTCTAATTCTATCTGAGAAGGGTTGTTCTTTCCAGTCATAAATACTCCATACAGCCCCAAAATAGGTCCTATTACAGGCACTTTCCCACCAGTAGTTTTAAAAGCACTGTATACAGCTTCACCTAACAGACCTGGTCCTAGCGCATCAGCAAGAATATCACCAAGCGGAAAGATATCTCTTTTCTTAATAGGTACTTCAAACGCATCAAGCGCTACTATTTCGTCAAGAATACCTTGCGCCCTATCCTGCAACCTCCACATTTCAAACATAAACTCGTCTAAATTCTCCCGATATAACCTTGCAAACCTAGGGCTATGGCACTTACTGCATACATTGACCCACTGCTCAGATCTCTTTTTGTTTTCAGGAGAATAAACGTCTAGTTTATAGTTCATCGGTGGTAAATTAATGCCGTAAGGATAATCTTTTAATGATGATTTATATTCAATCCCTTTAGGAGGAATAGTTCCCATCCTCCATACACCTTTAGTGACAGGGTTATGTGCAAATGTTCCATTTCCCTGGTCAAAATGACAAAACTGACACGTGGGTGTTCTATAATCTTTGCCAGGAACTACCTCAGCCAAAGGCTTTTCCCAGTCCCAGTGTTCACCTTCCATGTGATAAATATATCCCATCTTCGATTCACTATACGTTTCAGCATCCGGATGATCAAAACCCATGTGGCAACTCATACAGGCTTCTGGTCTCCGGCCTTCCGCTGCT from Candidatus Kuenenia stuttgartiensis carries:
- the cimA gene encoding citramalate synthase, which translates into the protein MDRIFIYDTTLRDGSQAEGVSFSLQDKLAITVKLDELGIDFIEGGFPIANPKDESYFKEVKSLSLKHSKIASFGSTRKVGVRTEEDKNVNALLFAETPVVTIVGKSWDFQVTDVLKTTLDENVKMVTDTILFLKSRNREVFFDAEHFFDGFKSNRGYALKVINEACSAGADVIVLCDTNGGSLPDEIATIVEEVRKNNKCILGIHAHNDGDLAIANTIMAVNKGVRHVQGTINGIGERCGNADLCSVIPNLVLKMGYHCLHNDGLRKLTEISRYVYETANLLFRTNQPFVGSSAFAHKGGLHINAIQKNKVTYEHINPESVGNKRKILISELSGSATILSKTEKFNLTHDTALLRSILEEVQNLENEGYQLESAEASFELLVRKKTGKYKPFFELEGFRVIVEKRENGLPITEATVKINVNNTQELTASEGSGPVNALDTALRKALERFYPVLKDMKLLDYKVRVINPRSATAAKVRVIIESKDKENVWSTVGVSGNLIEASWQALVDSIEYKLIKEYEAKQL
- a CDS encoding valine--tRNA ligase, translating into MILLYKANAKKSSLLLKQRQLFNIFATTMENDLPSHYSPKEVEYKWYRFWEESGFFHSEPSSSKKPYTIVIPPPNVTGVLHVGHALNNIIQDILIRWKRMQGFNVLWMPGTDHAGIATQNVVERELSSKNIKRQDIGRERFIEEVWKWKQQYGSTIIQQLKKLGSSCDWQRERFTMDEGLSDAVKETFVRLYRKGLIYKGKYMINWCPRCRTALADDEVEHEEHEGHLWHIKYSFKENPQQHIVVATTRPETMLGDVAVAVNPKDDRYKDFIGKTLLLPILGRELPVVADDFVSPSFGTGAVKVTPAHDPNDFAIGMRHALPSIVVMDEDGTMNINAGDYNGQDRFECRTALVEDLKLRKHIDRIIPHKHSVGHCYRCQTVIEPYFSNQWFVKMRPLADAAIQASLNKSVTFYPERWEKVYLSWLDNVRDWCISRQIWWGHRIPAWYCYDCGAISVSTGDINQCTKCSSPRLKQDEDVLDTWFSSALWPFSTLGWPKETPELAYYYPTSTLVTDRGIIYFWVARMVMMGIEMVKQVPFSHVYIHGTILDEQGRKMSKSLGNGIDPLLMIDRYGADAVRFSIIILTTEGQDVKLSESKFEMGRNFTNKLWNAARFIFMNLSEENPEEITYDITTLPFEDKWIHSRLNTTIEECTASLDQYKFNDAAMKMYDFTWHTFCDWYLEIVKHRLNNANNRIDKKNAQTTLAIIFGKTLHLLHPFIPFITEELWNNLTRIAQHNKIALQIGGTGSSLVTSRCPIFSKQFADDTSEHIMPVLQDIIRAIRNIRSKMDIKDKQRLKAVISYPRDFVYGLHEHTNMLKRMANLEELDMGIELQKPSHSASEVIGNLQVFVLLAGILDPLAEKDRQLKHLKQLENHLTIIRRKLNNENFVAKAPPQIVETERKKEDDLQVQIEKVKHILLNIG
- a CDS encoding SUMF1/EgtB/PvdO family nonheme iron enzyme; protein product: MNATIKMCPKCNELYQNNEKFCGKDGTVLSDTNGKLVCPVCKKEGSGNEKFCVEHGEKLIPIERLSAGKDPADLERNMSLAAKYYQEGNTHCDNESYDLALKSYLKAEEVYPDLPGLHYNMGWLYSKLGDVDSAVDHLQKYIILAPDSKDITEVRSYIALLKQAHQKKIEVIEKYKSRDEAMEKALEIQNKKHDTVLIPAGKFSMGTNEARDVSQPEHVVYLDAYEIDRYEITNAQYWEFVKYIEETNDHSKCFKDEPIGKDHKPRYWEDEYYNVPDYPVARVDWYDAYAYAAWKGKRLPTEAEWEKAARGLDVRAFPWGNEWDHTRCNLSGEPMPVGSVESGKSMYGCYDMSGSVFEWCNDWFSSTYYQYSPSINPTGPEKGERKLIRGGSRFSRPFQVRVTERKSERPDLFNMAIGFRCAKDVEVKE
- a CDS encoding IS1380-like element ISCku8 family transposase, yielding MKNIAKKYSKRQPKIKAEMSGKGLTVHAGLLPVLNFMGKLMFRERVHEAVHKDRGANARYQFVDAVQMVVIGLIAGATSMVEVMKVCTDEVLKKMSGWKEVPVDTTIGRIMKLASQGDIVELTGVIHRFRGKIWKRAVRSGHKLRSALCEVWIDVDSTVDGVYGKQEGAEVGYNPHKKGQKAYHPLMAFIAETKEVLHSWFRCGSAYTSNGVVEFMKECMAYMNKGVRVVFRGDSGFFTGELLEYLESILAGYLIKVKLKNLEGLLEGQKWNEVKGEPGWEQAEFWYRCAGWDRARRFVAVRQLVKREKKLVEVSVYEYFCYVTTERLSPMEAHRCYGKRATCETLIEESKGQMNAGHIRTGEFLANAALFQCAVLAYNLLKWMGLLSGGVIQQWEVKTMRLWLIRVAGKLVERSRQMTLKLPEKFLHQEEWEKWERMSLDVVFQ
- the speB gene encoding agmatinase, giving the protein MLKKLRDSVLSSVQFGAFCYNFKSELEAYNKSKVILFGVPYDGTVSYQSGTKKGPNAILDASVNIEPYDDELGNIFKIGIFTVGNLNIEEFYTNEKKVMEEIFTCSRKVIDDNKFLVTLGGEHSISQGAIKAYKNKYKKLSVLQLDAHLDLLNEFGGSKYNHASVMRRVVEDIGCRVTSFGVRVTSQEELEFVKKNKKSVSVFYARNIYNNDLWHDEALKTLEENVYITLDVDGLDISIMPATGTPVPGGIGWYQTIDFLRKVYEKKNVVGFDIVELKPNIGNEAPNFLAANLVYKNIGFYKKYSRQ
- a CDS encoding multiheme c-type cytochrome, producing MKFHRMRAVLIAIPFLMCVFFSNVKEVKAEANLKELQKKATSYYEILYPNEPLPMWDWLGANVGLEKGAGPWMELYKPVPLQMYWFPGRHYVKPDGTYYDQLLERFKPTDCVTCHEEVTPGFVNDWKDSTHANPKKSPQFAEKTQQIEKLIGRELKEVTCSDCHGKDHKELHMPTPAHCGECHPKEVTEFMGERERGRPNHIDGLMANVVPPWYPEMFRRGYPAAQFGCDLCHATDRCNICHSRHKFAAAEGRRPEACMSCHMGFDHPDAETYSESKMGYIYHMEGEHWDWEKPLAEVVPGKDYRTPTCQFCHFDQGNGTFAHNPVTKGVWRMGTIPPKGIEYKSSLKDYPYGINLPPMNYKLDVYSPENKKRSEQWVNVCSKCHSPRFARLYRENLDEFMFEMWRLQDRAQGILDEIVALDAFEVPIKKRDIFPLGDILADALGPGLLGEAVYSAFKTTGGKVPVIGPILGLYGVFMTGKNNPSQIELEYANMWFGDKAHAYKGVAHGQQDIAWWYGAAKVYQGINKLESQAEQLKKLKKLDELLESKKRKGLAGILGSIIGGVAVLMISAAIWKKRRDASQQ